A segment of the Sphingomonas cannabina genome:
GGTGCATATGGTCGAAGACCAGGAAGCCGGTGATACGGATGCGTGCGCCGATCACGCGGGCGAGGTAGCGCAGCCTCGTCGGTTCGGCGCTGTTGTAGACGTCGATCATCCCGCAGATCGCGAAACGCGCATGCAGCCGCGCCGCGGCGAGTGCAGCATCGAGATGGCCGGCGCCGACATTGTCGAAATAGACGTCGATCCCGTCGGGCGCTGCCGCGCGCAGCCCGTCCAGCACAGGCCCGGCCTTGTAATCGATCACCTGGTCGGCGCCGAGCGAGCGCACCCAGGCGCATTTCTCCGCCCCGCCCGCCGAGCCGATCACCGTCATTCCCTTGGCCTTGGCGATCTGGACCACGGTCGATCCGACCGCGCCCGCCGCGGCGGAGACGAACACCGTCTCGCCCGGCTTGGCCTCGGCGACGTCGAGCAGGCCGAAATAGGCGGTCATGCCCGGCATCCCGAGCTGCCCCAGGAACGCCTGCGGCGGCACGTCGAGCGCCGGCAGCTTCTGCGCCTCGTCCGCGGGCAGCGCCGCCTCCTCGCGCCAGCCGCGCATGTGCTGGACGAGATCGCCCGGCGCGAAGCCGTCGGCCCGGCTCTCGACCACCTTGCCGACCGCGCCGCCGGTCATCGGCTCGCCGAGCGCATAGGGGGCGGCATAGCTCTTCGCGTCGTTCATCCGGCCGCGCATATAGGGGTCGACCGACAGCCACAGGTTGCGCACCCGGATCTCGCCTTCGCGGAGCGCGGACGGCTCGATCTCCCTGAGCGCAAAGTCGCCGGCCTGCGGCAATCCCTGCGGGCGGCGTTCGAGGGTCCAGGCGCGGGGCATCGTCGCTCTCCCATTGGCTTTCGAGCCATGGGTATGGCCGCCGCGCCCGCACCGCAAGCGCGTGATGCGAAAACGCCCGGGCGGCGAGGCCCGGGCGTTCCATAGCTGGATCGGGCAGGCGCCCGGCCGGCTCAATAGGTGCCGGAGAAGCTCCGGTTGAGGTTGGTCGTGCCCTCGCCGGTGTCGCGATCGCGGTCGCGATCCGATCCGAAGAAGGCGCTCGAGCGCTCCTCGTCGCGCCAGTGCGTCTTCGCTTCCTCGGCCGACTTGATGATCGTCACCTTACCGTCGACCGACTGGATCCAGCTCGACGGGATCGAGTGATGGCGGCCGCCCGCGTCGGCATCGCTCTTGGTCAGGACGATACGGTCGCCGCGGACGCAGTCGACGGTGCCGACATGCTCGCCGTCGGAGCCGACCACCTCCATATGCTCCTCGACCTGCTGCAGCGCGCTGCGCTGGGTCTGGCGGTTCGAGCGCCAGGTGCCGAACTCGCTCTCGAACCGGCGCGCATTCTCCCGGCGATATTCGTCATAGTCGCGGTCGAGCGCGTCGATCTGCGAGCGGCGCCAGTTGTGATAGTCGCGGTCGTGGTGGCCGTAGCCCGCCCAATTCTGACCACGCTCGCCATAGCCCATGCGCTCGTCATAGCGCTGGTCGAGTTCGCGGCGGCGCTCGGCATCCTCGTCGCCGAACCACGAGCGGACCTCGTCGCCTGCCCGCGCCATGAAGCCGCGGTCCTCATAGTCGTAGCCCTCGGGCACGCGGCCAAAGTCGCGGCGCCCGCGATAGCCGCGCTCGCGCCAGTCGTCGCGGCCGCCGCGATAATCGCGCTCATATCCGCCGCGCCCGGTTTCGGTGAAGCGATGTCCGTCATGGGCATAGGCGCCGCGATAGTCGCCGCCGAAATTCTGCTGGCCGTAGCCCTGGCCGCGGTAGCCGTAATAATCGCGCTCGCCATAGCCGCGCCGGCCATAGTCGCCGGGCCGCTCGTACGACGCACCATAGCCGCCGCCATAGCCGGTGCCGCCGCCGCGGAAATTGCGGTCGTAGCGCGGGCCGATCACTCCGGCGGCCTCGTAGTTGCGGGCGCTCGAATAGCTGTAGTCGCGGCCGGATCCGTAGTCGCGGCCATAGTCCTGTTCCTCGCGGTCATAGTCGCGCGTGAAATCGTCGTTGCGGAAACGGTCGGTCATGTCCTGCATCCTTCCTTCGAACCTGTCTGGATGCGCGCCGCGACGGCGGCGGCTCCTCCGGGGAATCAAAGGACGACGACAGCGAATGTTCCGCGCCGGAAGGCGCCCGGGGCGACGAAACGGGCCAGCCGGGCGTTGAGAAAAAAGCTTGCGCGATGGGCGTTGCATCGCCCGAACCATGCCGCTAAGGGAGCGCCTCCCGACGGCCACGGCCGGGCGGGACCGGGAGTGCGGGGCTGTAGCTCAGATGGGAGAGCGCTGCAATCGCACTGCAGAGGTCAGGGGTTCGATTCCCCTCAGCTCCACCATCGCCTCCCGTTTGAAATTCCACGATTTTATTCCCGCCGCCTGACCCACTCTCGACCGCGCATCGGCACGTCGGGGCGCGGCGGGCTTGATCCTGAGCGGCGATAGAGCATTAAAACCGCATGGTTTTGCGTAAACGACGGTCGATGCCCGCGGGCTTCGCCATCACCGCCGCGCTGCTGCTGGCGCCCTTTGCCCTGTCGCCGCTGCCCGCCGCGGACCCGGCGCCGTTCGACCTGCCGGGGCCGGCGCTCGGCATCTCCGTCACGCGTAACGGCGTCACGCTGCCGATCGGGGAGGTGCCGGCGCTGGCGGAGGGGGACAAGCTGACGATCGCCGCCGACCTGCCGGAGGACCAGCGCGCCCGCTTCCTGCTGCTGTCCGCCTTCCTCAGCGGCGCGACCAACCCGCCGCCCAAGGACTGGATCCGCACCGCCGAGACCTGGAAGCGCAAGGCCAAGGACAAGCGCCTTGCCCTGACGGTGCCGGAGGGGGCGCGGCAGCTGGTCCTGTTCCTGGTTCCCGAGACCGGCGGAGCGTCCGACACCATCACCGACGCGGTGCGCGGGCGGCCGGGCGAGTTCGTCCGGGCGACGCAGGATCTCAACCAAGCGTCGCTCGACCGCTCGCGGCTCAACGTCTTCATGGCCGCGATCCGCGCGCAGGAGGACACGCATCCCGAATATCTGAGGAGCATCGCCCCCAGGCTGGCGCGCAGCCTGTCGATGAAGCTCAACGCCGATTGCCTTGCCCAGGTGATCGAGCAGCAGGCGGCGTGCCTCCTCGAGAACCGCGACTCGCTGATCCTTGCCGACGTGCACACCAGCTCGCTGAGCGAGACGCTGGTCGGCGCGCCGACCGATCTCGCCCTGCAGCTCAGCTACACGCGTGAGGGCGGCCTCGGCTATTACAGCCCCTATATCGGCGTCGTCCGCGACATCGCCCGGGTGTTCGGCGCGTTCAGCAATCCGCAGTTCGGCTATCTTCCGACGCTGAGCCTGCGGCAGGGCGACCGCGTGTCGCTGCTCCTCAACGCCGCGCCGTCGTTCGCCAAGCCCAAGTCGGTGATGGTCGTCTCGATGCCCGCGATCGGGCCGGATCGCCCGCCGCAGCTGCACAATGCGGCCGAGCGCCCGATCTGCGCCACCCGGCCGAATGCGGTCCTTCCCGTCGAAGGCGCGCCGCTGATCTATTCGACCGGCTATGCGCGCAACATGAAGGTGCGGCTCGCCGCGGCGTCGGGCCGTACTCTCGACGTGCCGGTCAAGGCGCGTCCGGACCTCGGCGGCTATGTCTGGGCGGGTGCGATTCCCGCCGGCGCGCCGAAGGGCGCGGTCACCGCCCAGCTCCATGGCTTCTGGGGATTCGATCCGTTCGACGGCCCGCAATTCGACCTGCAGTTCCCCGGCGACACGGGCTGGAGCGCCGGCGAGGGCGTGCCGCTGGCAGTCGGGCGCGACAACAAGGTGGTGTTGAGCGGGCCGGCTCCTGCCTGCGTGGAAAGCATTGCCCTGCGATCGGGCAATTCACCCTCGCGGCCGATCGCCTGGACGATGGCCGACGACGGCCGCATCGCGGTGACCCTTCCGCTGCGCGAGACCCCCGGCGGCGAGGTCGCGATCGAGATCAGGCAGTTCGGTGCCGCCAAGCCCGTGAAGCTGCCCTTGCCGGTCCAGGCGGAGGCCGCGCCGGTCGAGCCGGCCGTGACGCCGGCCCCGCCCGCGCCTTGATTGCCGCTGCCCGGCCGCCGCTCTAGATCAGGAGACATGGCCGATCAGCCCGCAGCGATCATCCCCGCCGCCACCGTCGTCGTGATGCGCGACCGCCCGAGCGGCGCGCCCGAGCTGCTGATGCTGGAGCGGTCGGCGGCGATGTCCTTCGCCGGCGGGGCGCTGGTGTTTCCCGGCGGACGGGTCGATCCCGGCGATCGGGCGCTGGCGGAGGTCGGCGGCGCCGACGATCCCGAGGACGCCGCCGCACGGATCGCCGCGGTGCGCGAGGCGATCGAGGAAGCGGGAATCGCGCTGGCGCTCGATCCGATGCCGGACGCCGCTGTGCTCGGGGAGATGCGGGCGGCGCTTCACGGCGGGATGCCCCTTGGTGAGGCACTCGAGAGGGTGGGAGCGGGGCTGGCGCTCGACCGGCTGGTGCCGTTCGCGCGGTGGCTGCCGCTCGGCGTCCCGCATCGCATCTTCGATACGCGCTTCTATCTCGCTCGAGCCCCGGAAGGCGCGGCCCCGAGCGTTGACGCGACCGAGAATAGCCGCCTGTTCTGGGCCACCGCCAGCGACGTGCTGGAGGAGGCTGACGCCGGCCGAGCGACGATCATTTTCCCCACCCGGCGCAACCTCGAGCGGCTCGCGCTGTTCGGCAGCTTTAACGATGCAGTCGCCGATGCGCGCGCGCATCCCGTACGGACGATCACGCCGCACGTCGAGGTGCGGGACGGCGTCGAGCATCTCTGCATCCCGGACGATCTCGGCTACCCAGTCACCGCGGAGCGGCTGACCCGCGTCCGGCGCGCATGAGCAAACCCCGCAAGACGCTGTGGAAGCTGTGGTGGACGGTCAAGAACGCCTCCGTGCTGCTGGCGTTCCTGTTCGTGCTCTATGCGTTGATGAAGGCGCGGCCACAGGACCTGCCCTGGACGGAGCTCGACCTTGCCGAGACGCCGGGCATCTCCACCGGCGACAAGCTCATGGCGCTTGGCGGGGACTTCGCCGAATGCCGCGCGCTGCTCGACAAGGCCGGTGTGCGCTTCACGCCGCTGGCGCCGCTCGCCGACGGACAATGCGGCTACAGCAACGGCGTGCGGCTGGATGATGGGGGATCGCAGCAGATCGCCTTCTCACCCGACCGGCTGGGCGTGTCCTGTCCGGTCGCGGCGGGGCTGGCGATGCTCGAATGGAACGTGATTCAACCCGCCGCACAACGCCATTTTCGCTCGCGCGTGGTGCGGATCGAGCATCTCGGCAGCTACAACTGCCGCCGCATGTACGGCCGCAGCACCGGCGACTGGAGTGAGCATGCCCATGCCAACGCCCTTGACGTTGCCGGCTTCGTCCTCGCGGACGGAACGCGGATCAGCGTGCTGAAGGATTGGCAGGGGCAGGGGGAGAAGCCGCGCTTCCTGCATGAGGTCCGCGACGGCGCGTGCGAGTTGTTCGCGACCGTCCTGTCGCCCGATTACAACGCTGCCCACCGCGACCATTTCCACATCGATCAGGCGCAGCGCGGCGCGCTCGGTTCACGAGCGTGCCGCTAGCAGCTCAGTTAGGCAGCGCGGCCGCGTCGACCTTCTCGACCCAATAGGGGAAGAAGGCCGGCTTGCGCGTCGACCAGCCTGAGGCGGTCGCCGCCGCTTCGCTGATCGACTGGAGCAGCTTGCGGCGAAGGTCCGGGTGCAGCGTCGGCAGCGCCGATGCGGCGCAGAATGCCGCCGGCAGCCACGGCCGCACCTCGGCGCCGATCAGCCGCTCGTAGAGGAAGCGATAGGCCGAGAAGGTCGGCAGCCGCCCTTGGCCGAGGTCGAACGCCGACACCGTGATCAGCGGCGCCATGAACGGCTCGATTGCCTCGAGCCCGCTGTCGTCGGGCAGCAGCGCACGGACCTCGGGAAGCCGGTCGTACATCCGCGCCTGCGCCCGGATGCTCGCCGCCTCGACCACGTCGCGCGACCAGCGCGCCAGCGCATCCTCGCGATCGAGCCCGATGTCGAGCGCGCGCCGGATGTAGCGCTGCGTCGCCGCGCTGAACCCGGCGAATTCCTTCATCTCCGCCAGCGTCATCGCGCCTTCGGCCGGTTTCATCTTGGAAGCCATCGTCGTCACCCCACCCGCCAAACACGACAGGACGATGCACCCGAGCGGTTAACCAACCCCTTAACCATTCGTCGTCCGCCGTTCATCTATGGAAACATGAACGCCGTTGCACCGCAACAAAGCTGCGACGAACCGAGTCGGCTATCCACAGGATTTCGTGCAGTGATGCATGGAGGCAACAATATGTAGCCTCTTGCGAGCGATGCAGCCGCGGCGGGATCGGGGTGAACCGAAAGGTTCCGCTCAATTCGTCCCATCAGGTCACCGGTTCAACGCCGATGGGGTTCCCGCGCCCGTCCGCGCCTGCATAGTGCCTCCCAGTTGGATCGTTAAGGACCGGGGGGTCTTCATGCACATTCGCGGTGTTGCGGCGCGTGTCGCGCTGGTGGCTGCCGGCCTGCTGATGACCGCCGCTCCCGCCCAGGCCAAGTTCTGGCAGTGCGTGCCCTACGCCCGCATGATTTCCGGCGTGAACATCCACGGCAATGCGCTCACCTGGTGGGATCAGGCCGCGGGGCGCTACGAGCGCGGCTCGGCGCCGAAGAAGGGCGCGGTGCTCGCCTTCGCGCCGACCAGGCGGATGCGGCTCGGCCATGTCGCCACCGTCTCC
Coding sequences within it:
- a CDS encoding extensin-like domain-containing protein, producing MSKPRKTLWKLWWTVKNASVLLAFLFVLYALMKARPQDLPWTELDLAETPGISTGDKLMALGGDFAECRALLDKAGVRFTPLAPLADGQCGYSNGVRLDDGGSQQIAFSPDRLGVSCPVAAGLAMLEWNVIQPAAQRHFRSRVVRIEHLGSYNCRRMYGRSTGDWSEHAHANALDVAGFVLADGTRISVLKDWQGQGEKPRFLHEVRDGACELFATVLSPDYNAAHRDHFHIDQAQRGALGSRACR
- a CDS encoding NUDIX hydrolase codes for the protein MADQPAAIIPAATVVVMRDRPSGAPELLMLERSAAMSFAGGALVFPGGRVDPGDRALAEVGGADDPEDAAARIAAVREAIEEAGIALALDPMPDAAVLGEMRAALHGGMPLGEALERVGAGLALDRLVPFARWLPLGVPHRIFDTRFYLARAPEGAAPSVDATENSRLFWATASDVLEEADAGRATIIFPTRRNLERLALFGSFNDAVADARAHPVRTITPHVEVRDGVEHLCIPDDLGYPVTAERLTRVRRA
- a CDS encoding NADP-dependent oxidoreductase; translation: MPRAWTLERRPQGLPQAGDFALREIEPSALREGEIRVRNLWLSVDPYMRGRMNDAKSYAAPYALGEPMTGGAVGKVVESRADGFAPGDLVQHMRGWREEAALPADEAQKLPALDVPPQAFLGQLGMPGMTAYFGLLDVAEAKPGETVFVSAAAGAVGSTVVQIAKAKGMTVIGSAGGAEKCAWVRSLGADQVIDYKAGPVLDGLRAAAPDGIDVYFDNVGAGHLDAALAAARLHARFAICGMIDVYNSAEPTRLRYLARVIGARIRITGFLVFDHMHRADEFYRGMGALLAAGQLRREETVVDGIEAMPDAFLGLFSGANTGKMLVRL
- a CDS encoding DUF2171 domain-containing protein, with the protein product MTDRFRNDDFTRDYDREEQDYGRDYGSGRDYSYSSARNYEAAGVIGPRYDRNFRGGGTGYGGGYGASYERPGDYGRRGYGERDYYGYRGQGYGQQNFGGDYRGAYAHDGHRFTETGRGGYERDYRGGRDDWRERGYRGRRDFGRVPEGYDYEDRGFMARAGDEVRSWFGDEDAERRRELDQRYDERMGYGERGQNWAGYGHHDRDYHNWRRSQIDALDRDYDEYRRENARRFESEFGTWRSNRQTQRSALQQVEEHMEVVGSDGEHVGTVDCVRGDRIVLTKSDADAGGRHHSIPSSWIQSVDGKVTIIKSAEEAKTHWRDEERSSAFFGSDRDRDRDTGEGTTNLNRSFSGTY